GCTGTCACTTGGGAAATGTTCTTCAAAAATACTTCTGTAACGGTATTCTTCTTTACTCATTGGTGTGTTGATTGGGAAGCGGTATTTCGCCTGCGTCATCATTTCATCTGTAACTGTTTCCTCTGCGATTTGCTTTAAACTATCAATCCAAGAATAACCAACGCCATCGCTGAACTGTTCTTTCTGGCGCCAAGCAACGCTTTCTGGTAAAAGATCTTCGAAGGCTTTACGAAGAACCCATTTTTCCATTCGTTCTGGTGTAATCATTTTGTCTTTTGGATTAATACGCATTGCAACATCCATGAATTCTTTATCCAAAAACGGAACGCGCCCTTCGATGCCCCAAGCCATTAACGATTTGTTGGCGCGAAGACAATCATAAAGATGAAGTTTGCTAAGTTTTCGAACGTTTTCTTCATGGAAAGCTTGTGCAGATGGCGCTTTGTGAAAATAGAGATAGCCACCAAACAATTCGTCGGAGCCTTCACCAGAAAGAACCATTTTTATTCCCATAGATTTTATAGCCCGAGCCAAAAGATACATTGGTGTGGAGGCTCGGATGGTGGTGACGTCGTAAGTTTCTAAGTGATAAATAACATCGCGAATTGCATCAAGGCCTTCTTGGACTGTATATTTTACTTCGTGATGCACAGATCCAATATGATCCGCAACTTTCCGAGCTGCAACTAGATCGGGAGAAGTTTCTAAACCAACGGCAAAGCTGTGTAAACGCGGATACCATGCTTCTTGTGTATCGTCACTTTCTACACGTTGACGCGCAAACTTTGCAGTAACCGCTGCAATAATACTAGAATCCAAACCGCCAGATAACAATACGCCATAAGGAACATCACTCATTAGCTGACGATGTACAGCATCTTCCAAAGATTTTCTAATCGCAGAAATATCCGTCGGATTATCTTTGACATTATCAAAGTTTTCCCAATCGCGTTGATACCATTGTTGCGGTGTGTGACCTTCGGGACTATAGATGAGGTGTCCTGGAGGAAACTCCTCTATTCGGTTGCAAAAGCCTTCCAAAGCTTTCAGTTCGGAAGCAATATAATAATTACCTTGTTTGTCCCAAGCTTGATAGAGAGGGATAATTCCCATGTGGTCGCGACTAATGAGGTATTCGTTTTTGTCAATGTCGTAGATTGCAAAAGCAAAAATACCATTTAGTTTTTCAATGAAATCTTTTCCATATTGCTGAAAAAGAGCTAAAATAACTTCGCAGTCTGACTTGGTTTGAAAATCGTAATCGGGAAACTCCGCTTTTAGTTCTTGATGGTTGTAGATTTCACCATTTACGGCCAGTACAAATTTACCGTCTTTTGAAAATAAAGGTTGTTTACCCGAAGTAGGGTCAACTATGGCTAATCTTTCATGAGAGAAAATTATTTTTTCATTTTGAAAAATACCCGACCAGTCTGGACCACGATGTCTGATTTTTTTTGACATTTCTAAAATCTGTGGGCGTAGAAGCTCCGTTTTTTGTTTTGCATCAAACAAACATACAATTCCGCACATTTTGTTAATTTTTTTTATTTGATTAATAAATATGCTTCAAAATTATAATTACTATTTATTTTTTACAATAAAAAATTAAGTTTGATTAAAATATCGCACATAATATTTTTGTTTTGATTAAAAATTTTCTTTTTCTCAGTGGTTTTTAAGTCTGGTATTAGAATATTTTTTAAATGCGGTGTATTTGGTTTTTATTTGAAATTAAAAAAAAATCAAAAAAATTGGTGAATTTTAAAAATAAAGTTTATATTCGCTAACGGTTAGGATAAGGAGAATCTCAATTCAAATTTCTTAACATGGATCAATAGATTAAGAGTTGCAAAATTTTTAATTTAGGATCTCAATAATTTTTTTCATCATTTGTGTTTTTGCCTCCGCTTCGTGCGGAGGTTTTTGTTTCAAAAAAGCCGATGAATAGATCATTTTAAGGATAAGTTTTATTGATAATCTGCTGCAAGTCTTGCAGTTCTTTTGGGCTAAGTTTTTTCCAAATAAAACCAGATTTCAAATCTTGAGTCGCTGTTTGGGGAAAGATGCCTGCTTTTTTATAATCGTTAAGATAATCAGGAGAAATCGCGGGAAGTGGCGTGTCAAAACTGAAAGGATAGTTTTTAACTACATTGAATTTCAGATTTCCGATTTGATGGGTTTTGTATTGATTTAATTCAAAATAAGCGGGACGCAAAAGTTGAAATTTTTCCCAAGCCATGATAGTTGCTCCTAATTTGAAACTTGGAATTGATGTTTGTAAACTTTTCGGAAAAATTAGTCCCCAAAAAATAATGACAGACATTCCCGTAAAGGCAACTTTTGCAAAAGGATACCAGGTTTTTGAAAATACGATGATCCCAAGGACCAGAAAAACATCTAAAAATAATCGATATTGAGCGGAGAAAATTAGGATTAAGATACTTTTTAAAAAAATGCTGAGTGTTAAAATTGACAGTATTTTTCTCTTTTTTATAAAGGCTAAAATTAGCAGCGAAATTAAACTTAAGACAAAGGCTTTGTTGATAAATCCTTTGATGCCGTCAAGGTTTAACCAATTGACAATGTAGTCCCAAGTTGTGAAATTCTTAATAGATTCATAAGAGTATTGAAGGTCGTAACTCAATTCTAAACTTGTCTGTCGCGAGTCTTCCAACAAAAATGAATTGGGTTGCCACGGCAGACCCAAATCTGGAAAACCAATTGGAAAAAATGGATGTCCAAAAGCCCAAATATTTTTAATTGTATATAAGATTAAGAAACAGAAACCAGGTAATAATGTAGTAATTCGGTTTCTTTTGACAATCCAAAAATATAGAAACACAAATATTAACAACCAGAAAGATGTTGGTTTTATACTCATTGCAAAACTCGCTAATAGGAATAAAAAATTAGCGTTTCTTGAATAGCCAAACGTGTCTTTAATAATGATGAATGCAAAAATCAAAATCGGTAAATCGGGACTTGGTGATTGTGCAAATAAGAAAAAAAAGGGAGCGAATATTAGCCCATTCCAAAATCTGGTTTCAAAAATGTAAATGATAAAAACAATTATTAAAAA
This genomic stretch from Chryseobacterium sp. POL2 harbors:
- the asnB gene encoding asparagine synthase B → MCGIVCLFDAKQKTELLRPQILEMSKKIRHRGPDWSGIFQNEKIIFSHERLAIVDPTSGKQPLFSKDGKFVLAVNGEIYNHQELKAEFPDYDFQTKSDCEVILALFQQYGKDFIEKLNGIFAFAIYDIDKNEYLISRDHMGIIPLYQAWDKQGNYYIASELKALEGFCNRIEEFPPGHLIYSPEGHTPQQWYQRDWENFDNVKDNPTDISAIRKSLEDAVHRQLMSDVPYGVLLSGGLDSSIIAAVTAKFARQRVESDDTQEAWYPRLHSFAVGLETSPDLVAARKVADHIGSVHHEVKYTVQEGLDAIRDVIYHLETYDVTTIRASTPMYLLARAIKSMGIKMVLSGEGSDELFGGYLYFHKAPSAQAFHEENVRKLSKLHLYDCLRANKSLMAWGIEGRVPFLDKEFMDVAMRINPKDKMITPERMEKWVLRKAFEDLLPESVAWRQKEQFSDGVGYSWIDSLKQIAEETVTDEMMTQAKYRFPINTPMSKEEYRYRSIFEEHFPSDSAASCVPSVPSVACSTPIALEWDEAFKKMNDPSGRAVKVHETAY
- a CDS encoding LIC_10190 family membrane protein, producing the protein MLYLVLTISLLLIIISGLGKLYQHFVAFHEERISTNILLGISITTGIWTFLAFFVPINFIIEIIFCLLGLGSFIYFKIYKKLIYFFRRQSRFFYFCIATTLLAGSFYPFILDHFGYYIPTISWLKEFGIVKGISNLDMLLGQYSTWHIFQSGFSTFVDTSLRINTFLIIVFIIYIFETRFWNGLIFAPFFFLFAQSPSPDLPILIFAFIIIKDTFGYSRNANFLFLLASFAMSIKPTSFWLLIFVFLYFWIVKRNRITTLLPGFCFLILYTIKNIWAFGHPFFPIGFPDLGLPWQPNSFLLEDSRQTSLELSYDLQYSYESIKNFTTWDYIVNWLNLDGIKGFINKAFVLSLISLLILAFIKKRKILSILTLSIFLKSILILIFSAQYRLFLDVFLVLGIIVFSKTWYPFAKVAFTGMSVIIFWGLIFPKSLQTSIPSFKLGATIMAWEKFQLLRPAYFELNQYKTHQIGNLKFNVVKNYPFSFDTPLPAISPDYLNDYKKAGIFPQTATQDLKSGFIWKKLSPKELQDLQQIINKTYP